A DNA window from Malus domestica chromosome 12, GDT2T_hap1 contains the following coding sequences:
- the LOC114820194 gene encoding uncharacterized protein — MASTLGALFQDQNLSVHSKGASLVGKGDALKTKKKGGLGGRKPLGDLSNSGKPAALTQASKKQSSKVIICGDASNNKGLSKASDKVQTSTRNALRDISNTRDAPVKNNTKQRVMPKQPVCPDNIAEEGFLHNHQECMKAQDMDEIHQFRQFLMALGVHSDSSEKLTSSCASSQPSKSEPQSPSKYMGLEEIPEDRNPWQSDNLDSPPPCKSPKSPYGYTDSLLIWEDCDFKLTNTP; from the exons ATGGCATCAACACTCGGTGCTTTGTTTCAAGATCAGAATCTGAGTGTTCACTCTAAGG GAGCTTCTCTTGTGGGGAAGGGTGAtgccttgaaaacaaaaaagaaaggcGGGCTTGGTGGAAGGAAACCGCTTGGTGATTTATCGAATTCAGGGAAGCCTGCTGCTCTGACTCAGGCATCAAAAAAGCAGTCTTCCAAGGTAATCATTTGTGGTGATGCAAGCAATAACAAAGGCTTGTCTAAAGCCTCAGATAAAGTTCAGACCAGTACCAGGAACGCGTTACGTGATATTTCAAACACACGGGATGCACCGGTGAAGAACAACACAAAGCAGAGGGTTATGCCAAAGCAGCCTGTTTGTCCTGATAATATTGCAGAGGAAGGGTTTCTGCACAATCATCAAGAGTGCATGAAGGCACAGGACATGGATGAGATTCATCAGTTTCGTCAGTTTCTGATGGCACTTGGAGTACATAGTG aTTCTTCCGAGAAGCTTACATCTTCATGTGCATCTTCACAGCCAAGTAAATCTGAG ccCCAGAGTCCCTCGAAGTATATGGGTTTGGAAGAGATACCTGAGGATCGAAACCCCTGGCAGTCTGACAATCTCGACTCTCCACCTCCTTGCAAGTCTCCAAAGTCACCATATGGCTATACTGATTCCCTTTTGATTTGGGAGGACTGTGACTTCAAGTTGACGAACACACCATAA